Within the Glycine max cultivar Williams 82 chromosome 12, Glycine_max_v4.0, whole genome shotgun sequence genome, the region ATCTAAAAGTTCAAgtaaaggttcacaatcaaagattCTCttagaattttgcatgaacatgttaaggactaattaacatgcaagatttgactcaaatcaaataatagactaaaagaatttcatacactcatgaacaaatgagttagacaaagaaacaagaaaaataaaattcaacacaacataagaaatcttatgtgacaagtttcatgactagacatgagtTCTATGACAAAattacaataggtgaacaagtcactttagatttttgagtttttcttctactttaatgttatttttaagaattttatggtttaggtttcagccacaaaaaataacaagacgaaactcaaaggaacctaaactcaacacaattcatggttcaaagaacaagaacaagaaatttgaaccgtgttaacaacatttagcacaagacatgtgacgagatacatggagaaaaatgaaggaataacaatggaggagaaggtaaaGCTGAAAATTAATGAAGGTTTAAGGAgtacctacttgaagctcttgtgctctgataccacttgatgtaagcttgcttgtgaagcttctatggaggctggatctttgagcttcaatgaggtccttcaatggtgattttccaccatggagatgcagcggaagataaaggagaagaagtGAGAGGAGGtgtcatccactagggaataagtcaTGGAAGAAGGAACTTCGCCACCAAGAATGTGctttggataagaagcttagaaaggatgcttcaatggaggaaaaaaaagagagagaaagagaaagggggGAGCATAAAATTAAAGGAGGAAAagggggagagaagttgaactttgagttgtgtctcacaagactctcattcatcaaagttacaacaagtgttacatatacttctatttataacctaggtagcttccttgaaaaacttccttgagaagtttctttgagaagcttctttgagaagttagagtttagctacacacactcttctaataactaagctcacctccttgagaagcttccttgaaaaacttctttgagaagcttccttgagaagatttatagagaagttagagcttaactaaacacacccctctaatagttaagctcacctccttgagatgagaagctagagcttaactacacacaactcctataatagctaaattcatcccatgccaaaatacatgaaaatacaaaaaaatttctagtacaaggactactcaaaatgtcctgaaatacaaggctaaaatcctatactattagaatgaccaaaatacaaggctcaaaagaagaaaaaatctattctaatatttacaaagaagagtggacccaacatTGACCCATGAGCTCAAAAATCtatcctgaggttcatgagaaccccagagccttctttagcagctctaacCCAATCATCTTGGAGTCTTCTGTCCAATaaccttgggagaaaggattgCATCAACTTCTCCCTCGAGCGTTTTTGGATCTAATTATGGTGTAAGAGTGGAAGGgagcctttttataggaaagaCAAGATCAAATGTGAAAAAGTTTAGAAGAATGAAAGGAGGTAACAAGGAGGGTTTTTAGCTCCGAACCTTGTCGTGTGCTGCGGGCCACCATTATAATGATTGTTGCAAGCACACATGCCACACGGACATTGAAATCGATAGAATTGCGAGGACCATGCTGCTGTAAGCTGACACCGCATGCTCTTCGTTCCTTGTTAGATGGATCATTGCTTCTTATTACCAAAATTGTGAGAACTACTATACACAATCTAACAATGAGAAATTAAAGGAAGAAAATGAGGCCATTAATGGTGATAAGGGCCCACAATTAACAGTGACAATGTTGTTTAGGGTTGTTGATTTGGGGATTTTGTTAAgggttttttttgttgatttgatGATTGTGGCAAAGAAGAAAGATGGCTTTTGATTTGgggattttatttttagtttgttattgatttgatgattgtataggATCttcattatctttgatttgggaATCAGGAAGAAGCAATTTCTGGCGATTTTTAAGCTACTAGAAACTGTTTGATACAGATTTTAAAGTTGAACTTACCATTTTCTAGcggttaaaaattatcaaaaattaaataaaataataaaaacaatgtcATATAATCACTTAACAGTTAAAATGGACGAAAACATTGGACGGAAAAAAGGTTCAGGGACATTAACCAATCTATGCAAAGTTTAAGGACCAAAATCATAAAAGTTCAAGGACTAAATACATAGTTTACCCTAAAATTTATCGTGACATAAAATTATAGTAGACATATATTATGTTTGTACATCatacaacaaaaagaaaactataGGTAACAtaaagagtatatatatattgtatttatttattaaataattgtggTGATGTGGTGGTAAGGTGTAGTGCTAATTCCAAGAGAATTTTTagcatatttttcttcaaattgtgTAAACGTTATATGTATATGATAAATATAACATTTGTTGATATTATGCCATCTTGAACGCTTTGGAGCAGCATCAATGAGTGTTTATGCTACTACGGGACCTGGGTTTGAATCCAAGCTGGTtacaatttcattatttttttggaaaattggCTTTGAGCTCCGCAACCCATTTCGGGTCATTGCAATTGGCGGTTAATCCGGAAATCCGGCCTGGTCACACCGGGTTTTGCCGGGGGAACTCCAGGACCGATCCAATTTGCAACCCAACTCGAACAGAACACCGGTTCACGGTTCAATCGGTTGGATCTGTCTAGTCGACCCGGGTTTTAAAACACTGCACCATATTGTGCATGTGCATTTGAGTATTTTGAGTATCCTTTCCAGGCTTTTGTGCATCGGCGTGTTTGTATTGTGTTTGGTGTGCACGCACGTTAATGTATGTGACATTTTTAAGTGGGTTATGTGACATTCACCTATAGTTTTATGGCTCGTGTTGTTTTAATTTCTTGCACTAACCAAAAAATTTCACTTGATATGCCCATttttatacatacatacataaagGGAACAAGAAAAGAACAGCAGCATGCTTATTTGCCTATTCTTTTATTGAAGTGACAATTCAGTAATATTGCATGCAGTTGCAGGAAGCTGTTGAAATGGGTCCATATCTTATTAAAAGGCATGTTGAAGCTCAACCTGCTGTGATGACGGCTGATAGATTTTAGTTTTCACATCTGAGTGGTCAAGCAATACCTAATGGGGcagattttcttttcttgtccCCTTCAAATACAGTGTGCAGTGCTATAGAACAAAAACCTGTTCCCCCTCAAATCTTGGAACTTGATGGAATGAGTATATTAATCATAGTTTTTTAGTGGATTATATTTCAATGGCTTTTGTCAACTCTAGCAAATATAGATATTCTTTTTGCCTTTGGATGCGTATTGCGTTTGTGAAGTAGTCTTTTTCAACAATTACATTGTTTACTAACTGACATATATACTGAACTTGCATTCAGCTATCATTTAGCTTATTCAAGTTCGATTGCAGTATGTTGTTTCTCAAGTTCTTCTCCAAGCAGTAATTTGTCTCTACATTAGAAATAGAAATATCATAACAGAAAAATATTACAGCAGTTTTCAACAAATTCAGCTTTTTATGGTTTTTACTAGTTTTAACGGAACATCGTGCTTATGATACTGAGCTTCTATGATGTATAGTTAAATTTGAGGGTATAATGTTGAGAAATATTCCGTATTGTAACTTTTGAATATTTAAGTTTGACAAATACGAGGTCTATACACAATTTTTTGGCAAAATCATgtgctttcattatttttttcttgaaacaaTATTTTGCATATTTACATAGCATACAAtccaattaatttgaaatgaagcTCGTTTTTTTATCAGATTggttgtaaaataataataaaaaatttatccggtttaggttgtaaaaaaaaaattgacccaATCCAAAATGTATGAATTGATTGAAGGGTATTGCTATTGGTACTATAACTTTTGCTAATAGTACTACTCAGGTGGATGCCTTTTAGGCATATTCTGAAATTGTCCCTTGAAAAATTGCATAATAGAATTGTGATTCTATTGTGTAAtggggtgaaaaaaattaataatgaaaatatgattttgttatatGCTTGTACaacataatcatatttttattgttatttttttatattgttaaataacataatggaatcatgattttgttgtattaTTTGATTACATTCACAAATTTGTAACCAAAgtatgattttgttttgttattttatttttaccctGACTAGGGAATGAAATCATGATTCCGTTGTATTGATTAATACAAAGGAATTATGAtttcattgtgtttttttaagtgttttaatttttaaaaagtaaaacttaatgttttatattgtgATTTAGCAATCATATTTATGACAGTCTGACAAGCCAACAATGTCCTTGTAGAGCTCAATGTAATTTGAATCTTATATTTTGTCGTGCAATCttggttgttgttgataattgaCTCACAATATAAGATGCTAATAAATACAAGTGGTCTGATTCATTGCATTGTTTTGATATTTCACCATATTGGGTTGAAGATGGAGGGAGTCGTTGCTATTATGTAATATGATGGTGATGTGGTATCAACTTATGAGAGGGTATTGTTTGAATATCCTAATGGTATCAACTTAAGAGATCATTGGTCTAATGTGTGGATCAATGGCGACAGGAAGCTTTAATGAAGATGATGAGTCTATGTAGCCCCATGTTTTTAATTGATCACATTATTGGACGTGTGTTgtttaaacataaatataaaattgtacAAACACATCATAAGttgaatacataaaaataataagaaaacaacatcaattccCTCTACGACCACCTCTTTTTGCTACCTTTGTGGGGTTTCTTCCTAGCGGCGATCACTGCTTGACTGAGCTACATCCAACTGCAAGACCCTTCTATGTTATTAGTAGAAGTTGTTGTATGACCTGATGACTATCTATGCTATCAGGTACAACTCTCATGTCCAACAATCTCTATGTGGACGCTAACATTATCTAGAATTGATCCTACATGAATATTAACAATAcaattagtaattattttttgattaaagattaaaacaaaatgatgACAATATTTGTTTGCGTTACCTGACAAGAGTATCATCGCCTGGTACATAATCTGGTATTTGACCACCACCAGGCTATGGTTGATGTTGAGGTTGAGGCTGTGGTTATGGTAAAATATGTACAAGACTGCATGGTGCCTCTCCCTCTTGTGGCGGAATCAAGTATGGACGTGAATGCTCGTAATACCAAGGCAGATAGTCTATAGTGCATGCCCATAAAGCCCTATGTAGAACAACTATGCCTAATAGCACCACATGTTCCTCTCACTCGTTCCATGCCCTATAACACTTTTCATATGGAGAGGATGCCCAGGTGGCTCCAAGCGAATCCTCTATACGTACTGAACTATCTCAAAACCCTCTCCGATAGATACGACCACATGTTTGTCCCAACTTTGATGTAGCCAAAGTCCTCAAAAGGTCTGATGTCTCTGCGTGATGCATATGGTGACCAAAAAACATCAACCATCTGCAATCGATCCAAAAACTCCCTAGTCGCAACAACCTTGCCGGTAGCACTCAACATAAACCACAAAGGCGCAAGTGGGTGCTTGCGACCTTAATCTAGCACCTTCTCACTACAAGAAATGGTTGATAGATGCTCAAACACCTATTctgtaaaacaaaatatattgttagtgtcatataatattaagaaacaaagaattatgtatacaaaaaaaaaaaacgattctTACAATGAGCAACGTCATATAACCTCTCATTTGTTGGTTGCCATACTTGCTTGCATATGACTGTTGATCATAAAGAAATGCAAGTGTAGTTGCTCCCCATGTGTACTCGTTGCAACAATCTAGATCACTGAGGTAGTGCAAGTAGCAAATGTGTACATGCGTCAAGCTCTTGTTGGCTAATATGGTATTACCGACCAAATGCAACAAATATGCCCTAGCTGCCCATACGTATGACTTACTAGCAACATAGGTGTGATACATCCCTTCTAACCAACTCAATGTCACTCTGTTGCATGCTAACATCACAACATCTGCCTCCTAGTCAGTCATAGTACCAAGCTCTAACCTCAACAAACCTTTGATCTCCTTCCTCATGTAGCTCATGTATGTGTGATCAAGGAGTTGTCCTAAGACATGACATGTCATCCAGGGTGATGGTCATCTCTCCAACTGGAAGGTGGAAGAAGGAGGTCTTCTTGTGCCATCTCTCAATAAAGGTGTTGATTACACCTTTATTTGTGGACTTGTATTGCACATCATGCATGCTCTTAAGCCTTGACCTATTCATGCACCCCTTCATAGTCAGCTAGGTAGGGTAAGGCATAACATTGCCACCATGGTTGACCAACTTTAGCTCTACTCTGAGCTCACTGATCCATACATGCCCAACTAGTCAGCTACATAATCCTTATAGGACTGAAGCAGCGTCAAAGTCCAAAGGATCTCCTCTAAATGAGGGTCTGATGATACAATTAGCAGGTGGTATCTGTGATTGTGGTTGTGGTTGTGCATAGAACAAGAATATTTCTAACTACGAATGATAgaaacacaccaaacacaatagcatagcaaaggttatacacaaatatggacaaaacaaagataaaagagaaaagggaacatgaatgaagaagaagtcatgataaacattgcacactgatcgaatggcttaactctctaacaagtccccagtggagtcatcatctgtcgcaacctacccttcgatggGAGGGCGAGGCAAAAGGTAAAAGTGCgtcttctcatgaagaaaacgcgtggagtcgccaccaacgtttatttgagaaaaacgttagaaaaaccaaaaaaagctctacgaattttgaaaataagggttcgggagttgtttatgcatagggaaggtattaacaccccacgcgcctgtcacaagggacgacaacctttaatcgagtgtgcataacatgacttcaaaattatgtattttcccattttatatatatattttttggggtcgacaagggtgttgcctttgctcttacgtatcctcgggtgcgatgaggaattcaaacctatgtagttctttaagtctgaatgtttgtgtgttaaattgatttttatgtttttgaaagattcattttaattgcgaacaaaaagtcgtttaaggcattggaccttgaaacgatgttttaaattttgaaaagcgaagagaatcgttaaggcgttgaaccttgaaacgatctcaagtgatatttgataaaaagaaattagttatgagttggttttgtttattaactttcaatctctttaaagacaacttgacaacactagtgatcgattaagattgaactttacaaaggaaAACGGGATCGCCGATAATAGATGTagaagatgaatgtgcacataataacaagggggacccctaatggtacatagatcacattcaatcccTAAAAGTAAAACTAATCGACGGTTGCACGAAGAACGTAGAACAAGAAAATGACGTAGGGAATGATCGCGGTCGCGATTCAGCttcatttcctcttctttcttcttcttcttctttctctcttctctcaattctctCCACTTCTGACACTTGGACCTTTAGAACACCCCTAGGATGTGTATTTATAGGCAAAAGGTCACCTTGGGGCGATtgcagctcgcctaggcgagctgaaACTTAACCCTGAAGCAgtgagctcgcccaggcgagctagtccCTTAGCCttgaagttatttggtggcccaggtgAGTCAAATGCTGGCCTGGCGAGAGCTGGGGCCTAGGAAAAACAAGGAccagacccttttgccctcctttCTTAGTATCTTTTGTCTTCCTGATCAAAACACTGAATGGTTCCTTGCTTTGCACTGTAATTGGCGTTCAACACTGTAAGTTGACTAGCAAGGATCAGAAGATCAATGAACGATAGttctcgaacgaaattagggtatgacagtgggAAAACTACCTTAAGGACAATTTGGTCTATTCTgactatttttcataaattaatagtgGGAGTAATAATTCCCTTGATtgatttggattttattttcttccaaatataattcaaattaacCCATGAACACCCTTATGTAATGGTGCATCTAagttttgttcaaataaaaattgtagTGCATCTAAGTTTTATCCAAATAAAAGTAAGAAGACTTCAACAACCACTTTTCTACATCAGACTTAAACAACATTTTGATCCCTacaaaataggttttttttttataaaattattgtagtcatggaaaattcttttgtttttatcctttaaagatttttttttattctggttGCTAAGTAATAACATTATATGATGATGTAAGAACAACGTTGccaatcaaataatttatcataaaaaatatgatttataaaaaaatttacacgtGACTCTTCTTGATGATGTAAGAAGTTAATAGATTGTCAATATTGTTTTTAAGTTATATTATCTTCATCTAATATTGTTCCTTCCTTCCTTGGGAGTAATGACTAAAACCTTTAAAAAtctttaaaggactaaaataaaaaaacttgtattttataggaaccaaaaagttatttaagagaaataaaaaaaacatttaaatatgatTAGTCCCTCAGTTTTTTTAGAGGAGTCCCTCAAATTtaataactatatttttaactctttaaattaaaacttatattatttaatcctctaattcatgaaatgtatttttagtctttctaaaaacacacacaacacTGCAAATTATGCATTTTTAATTGCCAAAAATCAATTCGAGaaacttgaaaaaatattttatgaaattgagtgattaaaaagtataaattttatttttaaaaaattccaaaaaaatgagaaattaaaaatatatttaaactggAGATGAAATAAAGAACGCAGCAAGAATATATTATACTATCTGAGTTGAGAGCCTTCAACAGATAACAATCATCATCCCCTCTCCCCAACGGATAAAGAGAGAGAAGGGTCCCTTCATTCTCTCACACAGAAAAATGGCAGCGTCAGTTTCGTGCTCATGGCTAACCCTTCCCTCCCAAATGAGGAGCCTCTCCCTCACATCCTCTTCTTCATCCCTTTGCATCTCCAATTCCGCTTCTCTCAGTTTCTCCAGAAACCTCTCACGCCCTTTCTTCTCAAAAGGTACCTTTTCACCCACTCCATCAGAAAGGGCGAAAGATTTGATTTTGGTTGTGTTTTGAATCATGGGTCTGTGTCGGGTATGGTTTTCAGGTAACTCCTTGTCGCTAAGCACAGTACTGAGGCGCGCGTCTGTGGTTTGCGAGGCTGCGCCGAAGAAGAAGGTGGATTCGGCGGTAAAGAGAGCGCGCCAAGCCGAGAAGCACCGCGTTTACAACAAAGCTCGCAAATCGGAGATTAAAACACGTACCAAGAAGGTAACCTTTTGTTTCAATTGAATGGTTTTGAATTGGGTAGAGTAGAGTGGAGAGTGAAATAGGATGGATAGTGTGTTTCATTTATTTCCATCTTACACTTTTTGTTTGGGATGGAATTAGTCTGTGATAACGAGAGAGTTAGTTTTATGCTGTTCTGTTATAAAATATCTGAACTATGAAGTGGTAATTTTATGAGTTGAATTTTCACACACGAAATTCAATTTATTAGAAAtgaatttttgaagaaattattaTAGAAGTCAACAATCTTATCGAAATGACAATGTatgattgtataaaaaattattacactgGTACCCGTTTTtgcatttcatttcattcaatTCTAGTCATTCTTAGTTTTAGGTcttgtttgaataaattttgtCAATTGACAGCTGtaagaaaataaggaaaaaaggtCTAATCAATTAAGCTTCCccataagctaaaattagcttGTGCATAAGTTAAatccaatttttggaaaagctAAATGAGAGAGTTTctataaattaacttatgcaaaagctaatttttaattatgggAGAAACTTAACtcattttaccttttattttctcCTACAAGTGTTTATTAAAATGGAACCATTTTGAGTATTACTTGTTGTGGCTGACCAATTGTATACCATGTTTAAGAAtgcaatttagaaaaaaatcatgttttagtcacttttattattagtttcacTATAGTCACttttatttagttaaattttatgaaattttactaaattgttagtTTGATTATTGAGTTGTATTTGTGTTTTTTGATATGATTAATGTTAGTTGCAT harbors:
- the LOC100499656 gene encoding 30S ribosomal protein S20, chloroplastic, with the translated sequence MAASVSCSWLTLPSQMRSLSLTSSSSSLCISNSASLSFSRNLSRPFFSKGNSLSLSTVLRRASVVCEAAPKKKVDSAVKRARQAEKHRVYNKARKSEIKTRTKKVLEALEVLKKKSDAQAEEILPIEKLIGEAYSIIDKAVRVGTLHRNTGANRKSRLARRKKAVEIHHGWYTPAPEAIV